From the genome of Arthrobacter sp. SLBN-122:
GGTCCTCGTAGAGGGAGTTGCCGGCGGCGATGCGGCCGTTGGCCAGCAGGGCCGAGGCCAGGGTGTCACCGGGGTGGCCGGTGAACTCCTCGCCGTCGAGCGTGAATCGCCAGGAGATGGTGCGGTCGAAGCGGCCGCCGGTTGCCAGGCGGGCGTTCTGGGAAGTCACTTGGTCGCTCCTTCCGGGGCGGTGGTGCTGAGGGGGGTGGTGCTCGCCGGGCCGGTGCTGGCGGTGCCAGTGACGGCGGCCGCGGGAAGTGGTGCGGCTGGCCGCGGCACTCCCATCGGGTAGACGGCCTGAATGTCGTAGCTCACGGTGTCGCGGAGCATGTTGAACCACTGGCGGCAGCCGGTGCTGTGGACCCAGCGCTCGGCGAAGACGCCCTTGGGATTCTCACGGTAGAAGAGGTAGCGGGACCATTCGGTGTCGCTCAGCTCGTTCGGGTTCTCCGGGTACGGCACGTGGGCCTGGCCACCGTAGTGGA
Proteins encoded in this window:
- a CDS encoding sarcosine oxidase subunit delta; its protein translation is MLLIPCPNCGPRDETEFHYGGQAHVPYPENPNELSDTEWSRYLFYRENPKGVFAERWVHSTGCRQWFNMLRDTVSYDIQAVYPMGVPRPAAPLPAAAVTGTASTGPASTTPLSTTAPEGATK